The Temnothorax longispinosus isolate EJ_2023e chromosome 12, Tlon_JGU_v1, whole genome shotgun sequence genome includes a window with the following:
- the LOC139823052 gene encoding synaptic vesicle glycoprotein 2B isoform X1: MPSSEEESQWLVGSGGGLAPSGGSATKTGAGERAANTRSGLYTEEMTTQPTNVSTAGVNSASADSAEHDLIDSTADATLLAQFHEDAIKQAGVGYFQIFAAFCTGLSLAADTVEIFVVPYILPSAEVELCIKDSEKGWLGNITLVGLALGGLFWGGLGDRLGRRRSLLSAMSVHALFSGVATFMPTYGTFMTARFCSALGVGGALPLAFVYLAECCPRLSRGRWTGILVVACALGGVYAALLAWAVVPTTGEMVVLENKEHFSAWHRFLLLCCLPALCSTIGLIFLPESPRYLIEAGRDVEAMMVYQRIYKKNNARKGATGAQYQLSELELPTKRPRGLAPPSPSNHTSVLADIIYSIEMFWNSFLELFVTPHLRVTLVLLIIWTAASFSLYGLMVWCPEYLKLLRAREYESHTKLIVDETYNGTTFTGSWENRQYKDSTFLNCRFTKMVFSHVDFDNCTFQSVEFSSIKSSKTYFRDSVIVHSKFIDTDLSAQVFTRCKLENNTELSLSGSCPTLDLDYNIYIEEALHAHLVAQLAFVPAAALTGLALTVLQRPKLIGLSLFLSSVAALCLILFRQNSSAILGFEGGFTALFAVGWTSLTLVTVESFPTHLRCTGFGLIAAAIRISGLIGTTTYQTLVGMPLIAPALLTALALLIASVITFKLPHTHTVFL; this comes from the exons ATGCCCTCATCGGAGGAGGAAAGCCAGTGGCTCGttggcagcggcggcggcctCGCACCCTCCGGCGGCAGCGCGACGAAAACGGGCGCCGGAGAGCGCGCCGCGAACACTAGGTCCGGTCTCTACACCGAGGAGATGACGACGCAGCCGACGAACGTTTCTACGGCCGGCGTCAACTCGGCCTCGGCCGACTCCGCGGAGCACGACCTCATCGACTCCACCGCGGACGCGACCCTCCTGGCGCAGTTTCACGAGGACGCCATCAAGCAG GCTGGCGTTGGGTATTTCCAAATATTCGCTGCTTTCTGCACGGGCTTGAGTCTGGCAGCCGATACCGTCGAAATTTTTGTTGTACCTTATATACTGCCGAGCGCAGAGGTTGAGCTTTGCATCAAGGACAGCGAGAAGGGATGGCTCG GAAACATTACTCTTGTCGGCCTCGCCCTGGGTGGATTATTCTGGGGTGGTCTTGGCGATAGACTAGGACGACGCAGGTCCCTGCTCTCAGCCATGTCCGTGCACGCTCTGTTCAGCGGTGTCGCGACATTCATGCCCACTTATGGCACTTTTATGACAGCTAGATTTTGCTCGGCTCttgg AGTAGGAGGAGCTCTACCACTGGCATTCGTATATCTCGCCGAATGCTGCCCACGTTTAAGCAGAGGTCGCTGGACAGGTATACTCGTGGTAGCGTGTGCACTTGGTGGTGTTTACGCAGCGCTCTTGGCTTGGGCAGTGGTACCCACGACGGGAGAAATGGTTGTCCTGGAGAATAAGGAACACTTCAGCGCTTGGCATCGTTTCTTGTTGTTATGTTGTCTGCCGGCGTTGTGCTCCACTATCGGACTTATCTTTCTACCGGAAAGCCCAAGGTATCTTATAGAGGCCGGTCGAGATGTGGAGGCAATGATGGTCTATCAG AggatatataagaaaaataacgcCCGAAAAGGTGCAACAGGTGCTCAATATCAGCTCTCTGAACTTGAACTTCCGACTAAAAGACCTCGCGGCTTGGCGCCGCCATCTCCTAGCAATCATACTAGTGTTTTGGCGGACATAATATATTCGATCGAAATG TTCTGGAATTCTTTCCTGGAATTATTTGTAACGCCTCATTTACGTGTGACTTTGGTACTGTTAATTATCTGGACCGCTGCTTCATTCAG tctTTATGGTCTTATGGTATGGTGTCCCGAATATCTGAAACTTTTGCGAGCGAGGGAATATGAAAGTCATACTAAACTCATTGTTGATGAAACATACAATGGTACAACGTTTACTGGTTCTTGGGAAAATCGTCAGTACAAAGACTCGACATTTTTGAACTGCAG ATTTACTAAAATGGTATTCAGCCATGTCGATTTTGACAATTGTACCTTCCAATCGGTGGAGTTCAGTAGCATTAAGTCTAGCAAAACCTACTTTAGAGACAGTGTTATTGTACATTCCAA ATTTATTGACACAGATTTATCTGCACAAGTTTTCACCAGATGTAAATTGGAGAATAACACGGAGCTGAGTTTAAGCGGGTCTTGCCCGACTCTCGATCTCGATTATAACATCTATATCGAAGAAGCGTTGCATGCTCACCTCGTTGCTCAATTGGCTTTCGTGCCTGCTGCCGCGCTGACAGGATTGGCACTTACCGTTCTCCAGCGGCCAAAACTAATTG GTCTCTCGCTTTTCCTCTCTTCCGTTGCTGCGTTATGTCTGATATTATTTCGCCAAAACAGTTCGGCAATTCTTGGTTTTGAAGGTGGCTTCACAGCCCTTTTCGCCGTTGGGTGGACATCGTTAACTTTGGTGACAGTCGAGAGCTTCCCCACACACTTAAG ATGTACCGGTTTTGGACTCATAGCAGCAGCTATAAGAATATCAGGTCTGATAGGAACCACGACATATCAGACATTAGTGGGTATGCCTTTAATCGCGCCCGCACTATTGACTGCGCTGGCACTATTGATCGCTAGcgttataacttttaaattgcCTCATACTCACACTGTCTTCTTGTAA
- the LOC139823052 gene encoding synaptic vesicle glycoprotein 2B isoform X2 has product MDQVLDESIVKAKYVPRQVPGYLKDFPAGVGYFQIFAAFCTGLSLAADTVEIFVVPYILPSAEVELCIKDSEKGWLGNITLVGLALGGLFWGGLGDRLGRRRSLLSAMSVHALFSGVATFMPTYGTFMTARFCSALGVGGALPLAFVYLAECCPRLSRGRWTGILVVACALGGVYAALLAWAVVPTTGEMVVLENKEHFSAWHRFLLLCCLPALCSTIGLIFLPESPRYLIEAGRDVEAMMVYQRIYKKNNARKGATGAQYQLSELELPTKRPRGLAPPSPSNHTSVLADIIYSIEMFWNSFLELFVTPHLRVTLVLLIIWTAASFSLYGLMVWCPEYLKLLRAREYESHTKLIVDETYNGTTFTGSWENRQYKDSTFLNCRFTKMVFSHVDFDNCTFQSVEFSSIKSSKTYFRDSVIVHSKFIDTDLSAQVFTRCKLENNTELSLSGSCPTLDLDYNIYIEEALHAHLVAQLAFVPAAALTGLALTVLQRPKLIGLSLFLSSVAALCLILFRQNSSAILGFEGGFTALFAVGWTSLTLVTVESFPTHLRCTGFGLIAAAIRISGLIGTTTYQTLVGMPLIAPALLTALALLIASVITFKLPHTHTVFL; this is encoded by the exons ATGGACCAAGTCCTGGACGAGTCGATCGTCAAGGCGAAATACGTACCGCGCCAAGTACCAGGCTACTTGAAGGATTTCCCA GCTGGCGTTGGGTATTTCCAAATATTCGCTGCTTTCTGCACGGGCTTGAGTCTGGCAGCCGATACCGTCGAAATTTTTGTTGTACCTTATATACTGCCGAGCGCAGAGGTTGAGCTTTGCATCAAGGACAGCGAGAAGGGATGGCTCG GAAACATTACTCTTGTCGGCCTCGCCCTGGGTGGATTATTCTGGGGTGGTCTTGGCGATAGACTAGGACGACGCAGGTCCCTGCTCTCAGCCATGTCCGTGCACGCTCTGTTCAGCGGTGTCGCGACATTCATGCCCACTTATGGCACTTTTATGACAGCTAGATTTTGCTCGGCTCttgg AGTAGGAGGAGCTCTACCACTGGCATTCGTATATCTCGCCGAATGCTGCCCACGTTTAAGCAGAGGTCGCTGGACAGGTATACTCGTGGTAGCGTGTGCACTTGGTGGTGTTTACGCAGCGCTCTTGGCTTGGGCAGTGGTACCCACGACGGGAGAAATGGTTGTCCTGGAGAATAAGGAACACTTCAGCGCTTGGCATCGTTTCTTGTTGTTATGTTGTCTGCCGGCGTTGTGCTCCACTATCGGACTTATCTTTCTACCGGAAAGCCCAAGGTATCTTATAGAGGCCGGTCGAGATGTGGAGGCAATGATGGTCTATCAG AggatatataagaaaaataacgcCCGAAAAGGTGCAACAGGTGCTCAATATCAGCTCTCTGAACTTGAACTTCCGACTAAAAGACCTCGCGGCTTGGCGCCGCCATCTCCTAGCAATCATACTAGTGTTTTGGCGGACATAATATATTCGATCGAAATG TTCTGGAATTCTTTCCTGGAATTATTTGTAACGCCTCATTTACGTGTGACTTTGGTACTGTTAATTATCTGGACCGCTGCTTCATTCAG tctTTATGGTCTTATGGTATGGTGTCCCGAATATCTGAAACTTTTGCGAGCGAGGGAATATGAAAGTCATACTAAACTCATTGTTGATGAAACATACAATGGTACAACGTTTACTGGTTCTTGGGAAAATCGTCAGTACAAAGACTCGACATTTTTGAACTGCAG ATTTACTAAAATGGTATTCAGCCATGTCGATTTTGACAATTGTACCTTCCAATCGGTGGAGTTCAGTAGCATTAAGTCTAGCAAAACCTACTTTAGAGACAGTGTTATTGTACATTCCAA ATTTATTGACACAGATTTATCTGCACAAGTTTTCACCAGATGTAAATTGGAGAATAACACGGAGCTGAGTTTAAGCGGGTCTTGCCCGACTCTCGATCTCGATTATAACATCTATATCGAAGAAGCGTTGCATGCTCACCTCGTTGCTCAATTGGCTTTCGTGCCTGCTGCCGCGCTGACAGGATTGGCACTTACCGTTCTCCAGCGGCCAAAACTAATTG GTCTCTCGCTTTTCCTCTCTTCCGTTGCTGCGTTATGTCTGATATTATTTCGCCAAAACAGTTCGGCAATTCTTGGTTTTGAAGGTGGCTTCACAGCCCTTTTCGCCGTTGGGTGGACATCGTTAACTTTGGTGACAGTCGAGAGCTTCCCCACACACTTAAG ATGTACCGGTTTTGGACTCATAGCAGCAGCTATAAGAATATCAGGTCTGATAGGAACCACGACATATCAGACATTAGTGGGTATGCCTTTAATCGCGCCCGCACTATTGACTGCGCTGGCACTATTGATCGCTAGcgttataacttttaaattgcCTCATACTCACACTGTCTTCTTGTAA